The following DNA comes from Amycolatopsis albispora.
TTCCGGGTACCGCAAGGCAATGCGGGAGTGCGGTGCCGAGTTGCGTGAGGACTACGTGGTCACCGGGGACTTCTACCGGGCCAGCGGAACCGCCGCGATGCGACGGCTCCTCGCCCTGGACGAACCGCCCACGGCCGTGTTCGCGGCCAGCGACGAGATGGCGGTCGGCGCGTTGCTCGCCGCCAGGGCCGCGGGGCTGCGCGTCCCGGACGACCTGGCGCTCGTCGGTTTCGACGACATCGAGGTCGCGTCCGTGGTCGATCCGGCGCTGACCACGGTGGCGCAGGACAAGCCGGGGTTCGGGGTGGCCGCGGCCAAGGCGGTGATGGCCATGATCACCGGTGTCGGCCGCGAGGGCCCGGTGATCCTGCCAACCCGGTTGGTCGTCAGGGATTCCTGCGGTTCCTGAACCCGCCACCGGTTGTCAGGTGCGTGTCCAGGCGCCGAGCACCAGCAGGGTCTTGGTGCCCGCGATGGAGCCACCGGCGCGCAACTGGTCGATGACCTGCTGCAGGTGTGCCACGTCCCGGACGCGGACCTGCACGAGCGCGTCCGGGTCGCCCGCGATCGTGTAGATGGCGGCCACCTCGGGCAGCACGCTCGCGCTCCCGACGATGTCCGCCACCCGCGTTGTGCCCGCGTACCGCACCTCGGTGAACGCCTCGACGCCCCAGCCGAGCTTCGTGTGGTCGACCTGCACGGTGAACCCGGTGATCACGCCGGTCTCCTGCAGCCGGTTCACCCGCCGCTTCACCGCCGCCACGGAGAGCCCGACGATGCCCGCCATGTCCGAGTAGGTCCGCCGCCCGTCTTCCCGCAGCAGGGTGATCAGCCGACGGTCGATCTCGTCGGGTTCCGCCATGATGGCACTCCTCGCGCAAAATTATTCAAACGGACCGGGCAAATTGAGGTTCCGTTTGCGTGTTGACCGCATCTTCCCCGATGTTGCTTGCGTGCGCAGCGGCGGATCCTCTCCACTGGGCCTACCCGTACGCCCGGCTGAAGGAGGCCCCGTTGACCGTCCCCACCACGGTGACCCTCGACGACCGCTACGCCGCCGAGCGCGGCCGGGCGCTCCTCACCGGGATCCAGGCCCTGGTCCGCCTCACCCTCGAGCAGCGCCGCCTGGACACCGAGCGCGGCTTCGACACCCGGGTCTTCGTCTCCGGTTACCAGGGCTCGCCGCTGGGCGGACTGGATTCCGAACTGGTGCGGTCCAAGCGCTTCCTCGACCCCGCGGGCGTGGTTTTCCAGCCGGGGGTGAACGAGGAACTCGCCGCCACCGCCGTCGCCGGGACCCAGACGCTCGGACAGCTGCCCGGGCGACGGCACGACGGCGTCACGGGGTTCTGGTACGGCAAGAACCCCGGCCTCGACCGCGCGGCGGACGCGATCCGGCACGGCAACCTCGCCGGCACCGCGACCCTCGGCGGCGCCGTCGCGATCATCGGTGACGACCCGGCGTCGAAGTCGTCCACCGTGCCGAGTTCGTGTGAGCCGATGGCGCAGAGCCTGGGCACGCCGCTGCTCGCGCCCGGCACGGTCGGGGAAATCATCGAACTCGGGCTGCACGCCGTCGCGTTGTCTCGTGCGTCGGGCCTGTGGACCGGGCTGAAGATCGTGGCGGACAACGCCGACGCCTCCGCCACCATCGACGTCGGCGGCCTGCGGCTGGGCATCCCGATGCCGCCCGCGCAACCCCGTCCCACCGCGGGCGCGCTCGTCGGGCCCGCCGCGCTCGACGCCGAGCACGACCTGCTCACCCGGCGACTCGACCTCGCCCGCGCCTACGCCCGCGAAACCGGGCTCAACCGGGCCGTGTTCGCGCCCGCGGGTGCGCGGTTCGGCGTGCTCGCCAGCGGCACCGGCTTCGCGGTCCTTCAGCGCGCGCTCGACGACCTCGGGCTCGACGAGGCGGCCATGGAGCACCTCGGGATCCGGCTGATCCGGCTCGCGATGCCGTGGCCGATCGACGCCGAGGAACTGCGGCGGCTCACCGCGGACCTCGACGAGGTGCTGGTGGTCGAGGACAAGGTGCCGTTCCTGGAGGAGCACCTCAAAGCGGCGCTCTACCGGGTGCCGGGCGCGCCGCTGGTGGTCGGGCGGTTCGACGAGCGGAACCGGCCGCTGCTCACCGCGCGGGGGCAGCTCTCGGCCGAGGACGTCGCGCGGGCCGTGGCCGCGCGTGCCGGGCACGAGCGGTTGCCGCGCACGGCGACGGTGCACCTGTCGGCGATCGAGCCGCGCAGGCCCGCGCGCATCGGGCTGCCGATGGCCGGTGCGGCGCGCACCCCGTACTTCTGCTCGGGCTGCCCGCACAACACCTCCACCAGGACCGCCGACGGGACGCTGGTCGGTGTCGGGATCGGCTGCCACACCATGATCGCGATCGACAGCACGGGCCGCGGCACGCAGATCGGCCTGACGCAGATGGGCGGCGAGGGCGCGCAGTGGCTCGGCCTCGCCCCGTTCACCGACGACCGGCACTTCGTGCAGAACCTCGGCGACGGGACCTTCCACCACTCCGGTTCACTGGCGATCCGGCAGGCCGTGGCAGGTGGGGCGAGGATGACCTACAAGCTGCTCTACAACGACGCCGTCGCGATGACCGGCGGGCAGCAGGCGATCGGGCGGTTGTCCGTCCCGGAGATCACCCGGCTGCTCGCCACCGAGGGCGTTCGCCGGATCATCGTCACCGCGGACGACCCCGCCAAGTACCGCGGTGTCACGCTCGACCCGATCGCGTCGGTGCGGCACCGCGACCAGTTCGCCGAGGCGGAGGCCGAGCTGGCGGCGGTCGACGGGGTCACCGTGCTGATCCACGACGACCGTTGCGCCGCCGAGGAGCGACGGCTGCGCAAGCGCGGCAAGCTGCCCACCCCGGCCGGGAAAGTCGTGATCAACGAGCGGGTGTGCGAGGGCTGCGGGGACTGCGGGGACCAGTCGACCTGCCTGTCGGTGCAGCCCGTGGCGACGGAGTTCGGCCGCAAGACACGCATCCACCAGCCCTCGTGCAACTCGGACTTCTCCTGCCTGAAGGGCGACTGCCCGTCGTTCCTGCTCGTGGAGCCGGGAACGGTGGAACGTTCCGTGCCGCCGCTGCCGGTCGCGCTGACCGAGCCCGAGCCGCGTTTCGACGACGACCAGACGCTGATCCGGATGCCGGGCATCGGCGGCACCGGGGTGGTCACCGCCTCGCAGATCCTGCAGATGGCCGCGCACCTGGACGGGCGGTTCGCCGCGGGGCTGGAGCAGGTGGGGCTGGCGCAGAAGGGCGGCCCGGTCGTCTCCGACATCCGGATCGCCAAGCAGCCGGTCCGGGGCGCGCTGCGGGCCTCGCGCGGCACCGCCGACGTCCTCATCGGCTTCGACGTCCTCGGTGCGGCCGAAGCGGCGAACCTCGCCGTGGCACGGACCGGGCACGCGGTCGCGGTGCTGAACACCGCGATCGTGCCGACGGCGGCGATGGTCAGCGGCCGGGTGCCGCTGCCGGGGACCGCGGACGAGGCGGTCGGGCAGATCGCCGATGCGGTGGGCGAGGTGGTCGCGATCGACGCGCAATCGCTGGCCGAGGCCCTGTTCGGCGACCACATGCCGACCAACATGGTGTTGCTCGGTGCCGCGTACCAGTCCGGCTGCCTGCCGGTGTCCGCGGAGTCGATGGAGGAGGCGATCCGGCTGAACGGCGCCGCGGTCGAGCAGACCCTGGCCGCGTTCCGCTGGGGCCGGGCCGCGGTGCTGGACCCCGTCGCGGTGCGGGAGGCGGCGCAGCCGCGGGTCGCTGGGTCGCGGGCCGAAGGGCTCGACGAGGTGCTGGCGGTCCGGGTCGACGACCTCGCCGGATACCAGGACGCGGTGCTGGCCGGTCGCTACGCGGCCGAGGTGCGCCGGGTCGCCGCGCTGGTGGACGGTGTCGATCCCGACGGCCGGATCGCCGTCGCCTACGCCCGCGGGCTGCACCGGCTGCTGGCGTACAAGGACGAGTACGAGGTCGCGCGGCTGCACCTCGATCCGGTCGAGAAGGCCCGGCGTGACGCCGAATTCGGGCCGGACGCGAAGGTTTCGGTGCTGCTGCACCCGCCGGTGCTGCGTGCGCTGGGCATGAAGAACAAGATCCGGCTGTCCGGGCGTACCGCGGAGGCGGCGTTCCGCGGACTGCGGGCGATGAAAGGCTTGCGCGGCACCGCTTTCGACGTCTTCGGTTACGCGAAGGTCCGCCGGGTGGAGCGCCGGTTGGTCGCCGAGTACCAGGCG
Coding sequences within:
- a CDS encoding Lrp/AsnC family transcriptional regulator, which codes for MAEPDEIDRRLITLLREDGRRTYSDMAGIVGLSVAAVKRRVNRLQETGVITGFTVQVDHTKLGWGVEAFTEVRYAGTTRVADIVGSASVLPEVAAIYTIAGDPDALVQVRVRDVAHLQQVIDQLRAGGSIAGTKTLLVLGAWTRT
- a CDS encoding indolepyruvate ferredoxin oxidoreductase family protein, whose product is MTVPTTVTLDDRYAAERGRALLTGIQALVRLTLEQRRLDTERGFDTRVFVSGYQGSPLGGLDSELVRSKRFLDPAGVVFQPGVNEELAATAVAGTQTLGQLPGRRHDGVTGFWYGKNPGLDRAADAIRHGNLAGTATLGGAVAIIGDDPASKSSTVPSSCEPMAQSLGTPLLAPGTVGEIIELGLHAVALSRASGLWTGLKIVADNADASATIDVGGLRLGIPMPPAQPRPTAGALVGPAALDAEHDLLTRRLDLARAYARETGLNRAVFAPAGARFGVLASGTGFAVLQRALDDLGLDEAAMEHLGIRLIRLAMPWPIDAEELRRLTADLDEVLVVEDKVPFLEEHLKAALYRVPGAPLVVGRFDERNRPLLTARGQLSAEDVARAVAARAGHERLPRTATVHLSAIEPRRPARIGLPMAGAARTPYFCSGCPHNTSTRTADGTLVGVGIGCHTMIAIDSTGRGTQIGLTQMGGEGAQWLGLAPFTDDRHFVQNLGDGTFHHSGSLAIRQAVAGGARMTYKLLYNDAVAMTGGQQAIGRLSVPEITRLLATEGVRRIIVTADDPAKYRGVTLDPIASVRHRDQFAEAEAELAAVDGVTVLIHDDRCAAEERRLRKRGKLPTPAGKVVINERVCEGCGDCGDQSTCLSVQPVATEFGRKTRIHQPSCNSDFSCLKGDCPSFLLVEPGTVERSVPPLPVALTEPEPRFDDDQTLIRMPGIGGTGVVTASQILQMAAHLDGRFAAGLEQVGLAQKGGPVVSDIRIAKQPVRGALRASRGTADVLIGFDVLGAAEAANLAVARTGHAVAVLNTAIVPTAAMVSGRVPLPGTADEAVGQIADAVGEVVAIDAQSLAEALFGDHMPTNMVLLGAAYQSGCLPVSAESMEEAIRLNGAAVEQTLAAFRWGRAAVLDPVAVREAAQPRVAGSRAEGLDEVLAVRVDDLAGYQDAVLAGRYAAEVRRVAALVDGVDPDGRIAVAYARGLHRLLAYKDEYEVARLHLDPVEKARRDAEFGPDAKVSVLLHPPVLRALGMKNKIRLSGRTAEAAFRGLRAMKGLRGTAFDVFGYAKVRRVERRLVAEYQAFVRAALERLTAENLDRVVAIVELAEEVKGYEKIKLATIERFRAKAAEALGAL